In Juglans microcarpa x Juglans regia isolate MS1-56 chromosome 7D, Jm3101_v1.0, whole genome shotgun sequence, the following are encoded in one genomic region:
- the LOC121238823 gene encoding E3 ubiquitin-protein ligase WAV3 → MGSKWRKVKLSLGINTCLYVPQTLEDSSPPIVSAGRPSDAVSPTPGHGLGCHPTTPTPSSSGLRLSLTGPKSSKRTCAICLTTMKPGQGHAIFTAECSHSFHFQCITSNVKHGNQICPICRAKWKEIPFQSPTSDLSHGRSRINPVGWPQDDGWMTVLRRLPPPRLDTSRQISSIFHAPEPVVFDDDEVLDQCPTEQRTSAKESADGNTIGTIDIKTYPEVSAVTRSASHNDFTVLIHLKAPVTSERQDNNRNQAELPPVCRNSRAPVDLITVLDVSGSMAGTKLALLKRAMGFVIENLGPSDRLSVIAFSSTARRLFPLRRMTDTGRQQALQAVNSLISNGGTNIAEGLRKGAKVLVDRKWKNPVGSIILLSDGQDTYTVSSPAGARDRTVYQSLLPISICRNNGEGLQIPVHAFGFGADHDAASMHSISEISGGTFSFIEAEGVIQDAFAQCIGGLLSVVVQELQVRVECVHPGLQLSSIKAGSYRTSMAADRRMGFIDVGVLYAEEERDFLVAIDIPVCSYDEMSLLNVRCVYRDPITKEMVTLEETNEVKVQRPEITGELVISMEVDRQRNRLRAAEAMAEARVAAENGDLAGAVSVLESCRRILSETASARASDRLCVSLCAELKEMQDRMANRQVYEASGRAYVLSGLSSHSWQRATARGDSTDSTSLVQAYQTPSMVDMVNRSQTMILGNPAPQRSLRPAQSFPVRSRR, encoded by the exons ATGGGAAGCAAATGGAGGAAAGTGAAGCTGTCTCTGGGCATCAACACGTGCCTCTACGTTCCTCAAACTCTAGAAGATTCCTCGCCACCTATCGTATCCGCCGGCAGACCTTCCGACGCCGTTTCACCCACTCCGGGTCATGGCCTAGGTTGTCATCCTACAACGCCGACTCCATCCTCTTCGGGGCTCCGCTTGTCCCTAACCGGACCCAAATCTTCTAAG AGGACCTGTGCAATATGCCTGACCACCATGAAACCAGGCCAGGGTCATGCCATTTTTACTGCAGAATGCTCCCATTCTTTCCACTTCCAATGCATTACGTCTAATGTTAAACATGGGAACCAAATTTGCCCAATCTGTCGAGCGAAATGGAAAGAGATTCCATTTCAAAGCCCTACATCTGATCTTTCCCATGGAAGGTCACGAATCAACCCGGTAGGCTGGCCCCAAGATGATGGCTGGATGACTGTTCTACGACGGCTCCCTCCCCCTCGGTTAGACACAAGTCGGCAGATTTCTTCAATATTTCATGCCCCTGAGCCAGTTGTCTTTGATGACGATGAAGTTTTGGATCAATGCCCTACTGAGCAACGTACATCTGCTAAAGAATCTGCTGATGGCAATACTATTGGAACAATAGACATTAAAACTTATCCTGAAGTTTCTGCTGTGACTAGATCAGCTTCTCACAATGATTTCACTGTACTAATACATCTCAAGGCTCCAGTTACAAGTGAAAGACAGGATAACAACAGAAACCAGGCTGAATTGCCACCAGTATGTCGAAATTCTCGTGCTCCAGTTGACCTCATCACTGTGCTTGATGTTAGTGGCAGCATGGCAGGTACCAAGCTTGCTTTGCTGAAACGAGCCATGGGCTTTGTTATAGAAAACCTCGGTCCCTCTGACCGGCTTTCAGTCATTGCTTTCTCCTCAACAGCCCGTCGCCTCTTTCCTCTTCGTCGAATGACTGATACTGGACGGCAGCAGGCATTACAGGCGGTCAATTCTTTGATTTCAAATGGTGGTACAAACATTGCTGAAGGCCTAAGGAAAGGCGCGAAGGTGTTGGTAGACCGTAAGTGGAAGAACCCAGTTGGCAGCATTATACTGTTGTCAGATGGGCAGGATACATATACTGTCAGTAGTCCTGCTGGGGCTCGTGATCGAACAGTCTACCAATCACTTTTACCCATCTCAATCTGTCGTAATAATGGTGAAGGCTTGCAAATTCCAGTGCACGCATTTGGATTTGGTGCAGATCATGATGCTGCATCAATGCACTCGATCTCTGAGATCTCTGGGGGGACATTTTCTTTCATAGAAGCAGAAGGTGTGATTCAGGACGCATTTGCACAATGCATTGGAGGCCTCTTGAGTGTGGTAGTGCAAGAGCTACAAGTTAGAGTAGAATGTGTTCACCCTGGTTTGCAGCTCAGTTCAATAAAGGCAGGAAGTTACCGAACCAGCATGGCAGCAGATAGAAGAATGGGCTTTATCGATGTAGGCGTCTTGTATGCTGAAGAGGAAAGGGATTTTTTGGTGGCAATCGATATTCCAGTTTGTTCCTACGATGAGATGTCATTGCTAAATGTTAGATGCGTGTACAGAGACCCTATTACGAAGGAAATGGTGACTTTGGAAGAAACGAACGAAGTAAAGGTCCAGAGACCTGAAATCACTGGAGAACTTGTCATTTCCATGGAAGTGGACAGGCAGCGAAACAGGCTTCGTGCTGCAGAGGCAATGGCCGAGGCTAGAGTTGCGGCTGAAAATGGTGATCTAGCTGGTGCAGTGTCTGTTTTAGAGAGCTGTCGTAGGATATTGTCTGAAACTGCTTCTGCACGAGCTAGTGACCGTTTATGTGTCTCACTCTGTGCTGAGTTGAAAGAGATGCAAGATAGGATGGCAAATCGCCAGGTATACGAGGCATCTGGAAGGGCTTATGTTTTATCCGGATTGAGCTCGCACTCGTGGCAGAGGGCAACTGCACGAGGTGATTCCACAGATAGTACAAGCCTTGTGCAAGCTTACCAAACCCCATCTATGGTGGACATGGTAAACCGGTCCCAGACAATGATTTTAGGGAACCCAGCACCTCAACGATCTCTTCGACCTGCTCAATCATTTCCAGTCCGATCACGACGGTAA